Below is a genomic region from Alosa alosa isolate M-15738 ecotype Scorff River chromosome 24, AALO_Geno_1.1, whole genome shotgun sequence.
agacattataCTAAACTATCattggagaaaagagagagagacatgttacTAAACTATCattggagaaaagagagagagagagaaacatgttACTAAACTATCattggagaaaagagagagagacatgttacTAAACTATCattggagaaaagagagagagagagacatgttacTAAACTATCattggagaaaagagagagagacatgttacTAAACTATCattggagaaaagagagagagacatgttacTAAACTATCAttggagaaaagagagtgagagagaatgataaaTGACTACCTGTGACGGTTAAgtaggtgatggagagagagagagagagaatgataaatGACTACCTGTGACTGTTAAGTAGGTGACATTGTGGAAGTCCATGCATCCGTCTTCACTCTTCCCACAGTAGTAAAGTCCAGagtcagacacactcacattcctGATCTCTAACGCAGACATGGAGGCCAGTGCATTCAGAGTCCAGCTAGCGTTAGCGTCACTATAGCCATTATGATAGCGTGCAGAGGGCTTCATGGATTCTGTTTTCAGTCGGTCGGACCCTTGGTAGTAGTTTATGGTCAGGATACATACTGGACGTGACCGGCTGGGTTGCTTTAGCCAGATGAATGAGTTAAACCCATCCACACTCACGCTATGGGAACAGTTCATCTGGACCGACTGACCCTCACGCACCACCACTGAGgtggacatggacatggagaacACAGCCAGCagcacacctaacacacacacacacacacacatgcatgcatgtaggcacacacaacacacacacacacacacacacatacaatttaaATATCTAAATATGAAGCATGAAGACAGAGTTTATCCAGATGAATAATCAAAGAGTGCTCAGTGCTGCTCACCCATTCCACGGAAAGCCAGGCTGTTCACCATGGTgcatgttcgtgtgtgtgtgtgtttgtagtgaaGGAGTGTCTTAAGGCAGGGGGGTTATGCGTACATCAACTAGTGTGTTCTTACCGTCAGACAACCACAACAAACATCCGTCAGAGGCATCACCTCCTTTTCAAAAAAACATCACACTGATTTTCCACTAACACGTTCCCACATAACCCTTTATTACATGGCTGCGCACTGTCTGTGTAGTTTGCGGACACAGCTTATTAAGTCCTCTGTCTTGGGTAAGATAAATCACAGAGTGTTAATATCAATGATAAGCaaaaaaatcatattaatgttaaaaataattttgtattttgtagtAAAGACTAAACATTGGTTATATCAAAACCCTCATCATTGGTTATATCACTGAAAGCAGAATGTTGTTTTTTGTCTCTTTGTCCTTCTTTGATACTATTCAAGAGAGAATATCCACATCATGAATAACCCCTccacatcatcatcagcatcatcatcatcagcgtcagcatcataatcatcatcatcatcagcgtCAACATTTACTCATTGATACATTTCATTTAACAGACACTTTTACTCAACATCTCATTATGTATGAGATTTATAGGAccattctccccagagcaacttagggttaagtgccttgctcaagggcgcaACGGTGGatgccgggaattgaacccacaatttTCCAGACTACTGCAAGCTAGCccgctccttagccactatgctatcatcatcatcctcatcatcataacattgtcatcatcatcatcatcatcatcattatgtcagacaccaaacaggacgaggaccacaaaagcgtcacgttagaaagtttatttaagggttgggggttacaggggtttcagggttcggggagttccagagtctctttgtgtgtgtgtttccccaatagccgagcagcaatggcaggagctggatgatccggggaagtcctggggaaacacacacacaacagcaattgaaacgaagcagcagtacagtcaagggctaggctgtattagtagaagagagacggaaggcaggtcaagattacggggctggagatcaaagaagtagtcggcgggtctgggttcacaggcaaagagtcagagtcgttttccaagacaggcaggtaactggtgcgggtttgcagacgatctgacaaaaggagagctgaaagacagggctttaaatactgggagaggttagtgggtaatgcagcagctggcagagtaattagagcagagcagagacaggtggagctagttaggctgagtagagagagtggtgagcagagtggaagatagtggaaaccaattaaggtgggtgagagggctcatgacaCATTATTCCATCGCCTTTCCATTCTAATCCCATGTTCTCAGGATCTATGCTAAATTGTCATTAGAAGTTTGAATGTACTTGTCATTTAGAGTTCAACTAAGTGGGTAAGTATACCACAacagtatatgtgtgcgtgtgtgtttgtgtgtgtgtccgtgtgtgtgtccgtgtgcgtgtgtgtttgtgtgtgtgtgtgtacgtctgtatgtaagtgtatgtgGTGTAACTGCATTGGTTCCTGCAAGTCTAAGGTGAGgtaagtgtatatgtgtatgagagagtttGGTAGATATACcaagagtgtgtgcgtgtgtgtatttataaacatcAAAGTACCATTTTATGTTGTGGTCAGTGTCCAGTGCTGTGCTCTTTTCTAGaccacagtgagtgtgtgtgtgtgtgtgtttgtgtgtgtgtgtgtgtgtttgtgtgtgtgtgtgtatttgtatgtgtgtgagtgtttttgtgtgtgtgcgtgtctttgtgtgtgtgtgtgtgtgtgtgtgtgtgtgtgtgcctgtgtgtgtgtgtgtgtgtgcgtgtgtgtgtgtgtgtgtgtgtgtgtgagtgcgtgagtgtgtgtgtgt
It encodes:
- the LOC125289116 gene encoding uncharacterized protein LOC125289116 — its product is MSMSTSVVVREGQSVQMNCSHSVSVDGFNSFIWLKQPSRSRPVCILTINYYQGSDRLKTESMKPSARYHNGYSDANASWTLNALASMSALEIRNVSVSDSGLYYCGKSEDGCMDFHNVTYLTVTGQFCSWECGTVVLVLGVLSAVLSLVLVILILTKCRGVQNSASGHHTSAPPDQMQHSDSLNYAALSVSANKKRRSNLQTDHSHVLYAATR